The Gammaproteobacteria bacterium genome includes a region encoding these proteins:
- a CDS encoding YtoQ family protein, whose amino-acid sequence MKLCVYLSGEIHTDWREKIISACAEQKLAVSFLSAVTDHEASDAAGDALGNEEQGFWRDHKSAKINAIRTKTVIERCDVAVIRFGDKFKQWNAAFDAGYCAASNTPYITLHNEEIVHPLKEVDAAALGWATTPEQVVEILKYVVGE is encoded by the coding sequence ATGAAATTATGCGTCTACCTTTCCGGCGAAATCCACACCGACTGGAGAGAGAAAATCATCAGCGCTTGTGCTGAGCAAAAGCTTGCGGTCTCTTTTTTATCGGCAGTGACCGACCATGAAGCCAGCGATGCGGCCGGTGATGCTTTGGGCAACGAAGAGCAGGGCTTCTGGCGAGATCATAAATCGGCCAAAATCAATGCAATCAGAACCAAAACAGTGATTGAACGTTGCGATGTCGCCGTGATTCGTTTTGGGGATAAATTCAAACAGTGGAATGCCGCTTTTGATGCCGGTTATTGTGCTGCCTCAAATACCCCCTACATCACCCTGCATAACGAAGAGATCGTTCACCCGCTGAAAGAGGTGGATGCCGCCGCTCTGGGTTGGGCAACCACGCCGGAACAGGTGGTGGAGATATTGAAATACGTGGTGGGCGAGTAG
- a CDS encoding chemotaxis protein CheA yields the protein MSIDLSQFQQVFFEESFEGLEIMETSLLGLDPNDVDDEEINTIFRAAHSIKGGSGTFGFSAVADFTHVMETLLNEMRDGRRAVTAESVDILLQSVDVLRDMLAAADEEREVDVARVAAQKQVLENVLNPDGEDESTAGEDKVENNAPPESDEKPIGWHIIFRPLPQILKTGNDPMRILRELMELGEIHIEVDDSDLPDLAEFDPELCYLTWDITLMTENSRAEIDEIFAWVEDDCELIVQEILADKPALSQSAPELKVVAPVEDRRVKKDRRDKEPKKASGSSSIRVDITKIDELINMVGELVITQSMLSLLGETFEMEKLEQLTNGLSQLERHTRNLQESVMQIRMLPISFTFNRFPRLVHDLSAKLGKKIDLQVSGETTEVDKTVIEKIGDPLVHLVRNSLDHGIEMPVDRLASGKSEVGVISLNAFHQGGNIVLEIRDDGKGLDRSVLVKKALEKGLIDGSQELTDRQVYELIFHPGFSTAEKVSDVSGRGVGMDVVRKNINELGGSITIESELGQGTAIIIRLPLTLAILDGQTVQVADETYIVPLGSIVESIQVKEQQVSRVVGRGETFKLRDEYLPIVRLHEVFGIKNSTSKTVQEGLLVIVEGESHRCGLFVDDLLGQQQVVIKSLEENYQRVNGISGATILGDGSVALILDIPGVMRLADKAGFENRVSA from the coding sequence GTGTCTATCGACTTATCGCAGTTTCAGCAGGTGTTCTTCGAAGAGAGTTTTGAGGGGCTGGAGATTATGGAGACCTCGTTGTTGGGTCTTGACCCCAATGATGTGGACGATGAAGAGATCAACACCATTTTCCGCGCCGCTCATTCGATAAAAGGCGGCAGTGGCACTTTTGGCTTTTCGGCGGTGGCGGACTTTACCCATGTGATGGAGACGCTCCTCAACGAAATGCGCGATGGCCGCCGAGCGGTGACAGCAGAGTCGGTGGATATTTTGCTGCAATCGGTGGATGTGCTGCGTGACATGCTGGCGGCGGCCGATGAAGAGCGTGAGGTGGATGTGGCGCGGGTGGCGGCACAAAAGCAGGTGTTGGAAAACGTCTTAAACCCAGATGGAGAAGATGAGTCAACGGCTGGAGAAGATAAAGTAGAAAATAATGCACCTCCTGAGTCGGATGAAAAACCCATCGGTTGGCATATTATTTTTAGGCCGTTGCCGCAAATTTTAAAAACCGGCAATGACCCCATGCGTATTTTACGCGAGTTGATGGAGTTGGGTGAAATTCATATCGAAGTGGATGACTCCGATTTGCCAGATCTGGCGGAATTTGATCCCGAGCTCTGTTATTTGACCTGGGATATTACCTTAATGACGGAGAACAGCCGAGCTGAAATTGATGAAATTTTTGCTTGGGTGGAAGACGATTGTGAGTTGATTGTGCAGGAAATTTTGGCCGACAAACCGGCTTTATCTCAGTCAGCTCCAGAGTTGAAGGTTGTGGCTCCCGTTGAAGATCGGCGGGTTAAAAAAGATCGGCGTGATAAAGAGCCTAAAAAAGCCTCGGGTAGCAGCTCTATTCGGGTCGATATTACCAAAATTGATGAGCTGATCAATATGGTGGGTGAGCTGGTAATTACTCAGTCGATGTTGAGTCTGCTGGGTGAAACCTTTGAAATGGAAAAATTGGAACAGTTGACCAATGGCCTTTCTCAATTGGAACGTCATACACGTAATTTGCAAGAGAGCGTAATGCAGATTCGTATGTTGCCGATCAGTTTCACCTTTAACCGCTTTCCCCGTCTGGTACATGATTTAAGTGCCAAATTGGGTAAAAAAATCGACCTTCAAGTGAGCGGTGAAACCACGGAAGTGGATAAAACCGTGATTGAAAAAATCGGTGATCCATTGGTGCATTTGGTGCGGAACAGTTTGGATCACGGCATTGAAATGCCTGTTGATCGACTGGCATCGGGCAAGAGTGAGGTGGGTGTGATTAGCCTTAATGCGTTTCATCAGGGCGGTAATATTGTTTTAGAGATTCGAGATGATGGCAAGGGGTTAGATCGTAGCGTTTTAGTGAAAAAAGCATTGGAAAAAGGTCTGATTGATGGCTCACAAGAGTTAACGGATCGACAGGTGTATGAGTTGATTTTTCACCCTGGGTTTTCTACAGCCGAAAAAGTCAGTGATGTTTCCGGTCGTGGTGTGGGTATGGATGTGGTGAGAAAAAACATCAATGAGTTGGGCGGCAGCATCACCATTGAGTCGGAGCTGGGTCAGGGTACGGCAATCATTATTCGTTTGCCATTGACCTTGGCCATTTTGGATGGCCAGACGGTACAGGTAGCAGATGAAACCTACATTGTGCCGTTGGGTTCGATTGTGGAGTCGATTCAGGTTAAGGAGCAGCAGGTGAGTCGCGTGGTGGGACGCGGTGAGACCTTTAAATTACGAGATGAATATCTGCCCATTGTGCGTTTGCATGAGGTGTTTGGAATTAAAAACAGTACGTCTAAAACAGTGCAAGAGGGGCTGTTGGTGATTGTGGAGGGTGAGTCGCACCGCTGTGGTCTGTTTGTGGATGATTTATTGGGACAGCAACAGGTGGTGATTAAATCTTTGGAAGAAAATTACCAACGGGTCAATGGAATTTCGGGAGCTACGATTTTAGGTGACGGTTCGGTGGCGCTGATTTTGGATATTCCGGGCGTGATGCGCTTGGCGGACAAAGCGGGTTTTGAAAACAGGGTCTCGGCGTGA
- the gph gene encoding phosphoglycolate phosphatase (PGP is an essential enzyme in the glycolate salvage pathway in higher organisms (photorespiration in plants). Phosphoglycolate results from the oxidase activity of RubisCO in the Calvin cycle when concentrations of carbon dioxide are low relative to oxygen. This enzyme is a member of the Haloacid Dehalogenase (HAD) superfamily of aspartate-nucleophile hydrolase enzymes (PF00702).) translates to MANITTLLFDLDGTLIDTAPDMAYALNRVLQEQGNPTLPYATIRPMVSHGGAALTRLGFGEQRLKAEFEALRLRFLQIYLQNIARESALFEGFEELLNKAEQQGLKWGVVTNKPSWLSEPLMQQLNLAQRSSCLVSGDTTAERKPHPEPLLYACREIGVNPSECLYVGDAQRDIEAGNRAGMLTLAALFGYLAEDDQPNDWNADGLINHPKELWQWL, encoded by the coding sequence ATGGCCAACATCACCACCTTACTGTTTGATCTCGATGGCACCCTGATCGACACCGCACCGGACATGGCCTACGCCCTCAACCGCGTGCTGCAAGAGCAGGGCAACCCCACTCTGCCTTACGCAACCATTCGCCCCATGGTCTCTCACGGCGGAGCCGCACTGACTCGGTTGGGCTTTGGCGAACAGCGACTTAAAGCGGAATTTGAGGCCTTACGGCTGCGTTTTTTACAGATTTACCTACAGAACATTGCCCGTGAATCGGCGCTGTTTGAGGGCTTTGAAGAGCTGCTTAACAAGGCAGAACAACAGGGGCTAAAATGGGGCGTAGTAACCAATAAACCGAGCTGGCTCAGCGAACCCTTGATGCAGCAGCTCAACCTCGCTCAGCGCAGCAGTTGCTTGGTCAGTGGCGACACCACCGCCGAACGCAAACCGCACCCAGAACCGCTGCTGTACGCCTGTCGAGAAATTGGGGTAAACCCCAGCGAATGCCTTTATGTAGGCGATGCGCAGCGCGATATTGAAGCGGGCAATCGAGCCGGAATGCTGACTCTAGCAGCGCTGTTTGGGTATTTAGCAGAAGATGATCAGCCCAACGACTGGAACGCCGATGGGCTGATAAACCACCCCAAAGAACTTTGGCAGTGGCTTTAA
- the ubiG gene encoding bifunctional 2-polyprenyl-6-hydroxyphenol methylase/3-demethylubiquinol 3-O-methyltransferase UbiG: MTAAKTGETTANVDAHEIAKFEALASRWWDPESEFKPLHDINPLRLDYIDRHLNLEGKSVLDVGCGGGILAESMAARSANVTGIDMGDAPLMVAKLHAAEAGIELNYRKITVEALAEEAPESFDAVSCMEMLEHVPDPESIVTACAKLVKPGGKLFFSTLNRNPKSYLFAIIGAEYVLNMLPKGTHEYAKFIRPAELASACRAADLEVKESTGMSYNPFTKQYRLGQDLSVNYLLYCQKEA; encoded by the coding sequence ATGACCGCAGCCAAAACAGGAGAGACCACAGCCAATGTGGATGCCCATGAAATCGCCAAATTTGAAGCCTTGGCCAGCCGTTGGTGGGATCCTGAAAGCGAATTCAAACCCCTGCACGACATCAACCCACTGCGCCTCGACTACATCGACCGGCATCTGAATTTGGAAGGAAAAAGCGTATTGGATGTGGGCTGTGGCGGCGGCATTCTGGCCGAAAGCATGGCCGCGCGTAGCGCGAACGTAACCGGCATCGACATGGGCGACGCACCTCTGATGGTGGCCAAATTGCACGCCGCCGAAGCGGGCATCGAACTGAACTACCGCAAAATCACCGTCGAAGCACTGGCCGAAGAAGCACCTGAATCCTTTGATGCCGTCAGTTGTATGGAGATGTTGGAGCACGTTCCCGACCCCGAATCCATCGTCACCGCCTGCGCCAAGCTGGTCAAACCAGGCGGAAAACTCTTTTTTTCCACTCTGAACCGCAACCCAAAATCCTATCTGTTTGCCATCATCGGCGCTGAATACGTGCTCAACATGCTGCCCAAAGGCACCCACGAATACGCCAAATTCATCCGCCCCGCCGAGCTGGCCAGCGCCTGTCGCGCAGCCGATCTGGAGGTCAAAGAGAGCACCGGCATGAGCTACAACCCCTTTACAAAACAGTACCGCCTTGGCCAAGATTTGAGCGTCAACTACCTGCTCTATTGCCAAAAAGAAGCTTAA
- a CDS encoding ABC transporter ATP-binding protein, which yields MPSPELLRINNLSVAFGPEGARQRVVDGVSFSIKQGEKRAIVGESGSGKSVTAMSILGLHDLQQVEYGGEVWFQDENLLALSQNQLRSVRGGEIAMIFQEPMTSLNPVFPIGEQLMEPLLVHQGLSKPQAKARMLELLDLTGIPEPAKRFDAFPHMLSGGQRQRVMIAMALACRPKLLIADEPTTALDVTVQAQILELLEDLQLELNMAVLLISHDLNLVRQFSDSICVMKQGQVVETAQTETLFTDPQHNYTKALLSSRPERLVRPLVEKTHTAPLLRATNIRCHFPIKSAGFLRKTSGWVKAVDGVDVQLAAGETLGIVGESGSGKSTLGLNLLQLQAGEGEVLFNYQKLNALSRRQLRPMRHHMQIVFQDPYSSLSPRMTVEQIIGEGLEIHFPDLDHIQRRKRIVQVLEEVGLDETLLWRYPHEFSGGQRQRIAIARVVVLEPKLVMLDEPTSALDVSVQKQVLELLHRLQQDHGMSYLFISHDLAVIRAMSHRVLVMKEGKVVESGETEGLFNNPQHAYTKTLLSASLLAEAVD from the coding sequence ATGCCGTCGCCGGAGCTGCTGCGCATCAATAATCTGTCCGTGGCGTTTGGCCCCGAAGGCGCACGTCAGCGGGTGGTGGATGGGGTCAGTTTCTCCATTAAGCAAGGTGAAAAACGGGCAATTGTGGGTGAGTCCGGTTCGGGTAAGTCGGTGACGGCGATGTCGATTTTGGGGCTGCACGATCTACAGCAGGTGGAGTATGGCGGTGAAGTTTGGTTTCAGGACGAGAATCTGCTGGCGCTGAGTCAAAATCAACTGCGTTCGGTGCGGGGCGGTGAGATTGCGATGATCTTCCAAGAGCCGATGACGTCGCTCAATCCGGTTTTTCCCATCGGCGAGCAGTTGATGGAGCCGCTGCTGGTGCATCAGGGTTTGTCTAAGCCACAAGCGAAAGCGCGTATGTTGGAGCTGTTGGATTTGACCGGTATTCCTGAACCGGCCAAGCGTTTTGATGCCTTTCCGCACATGTTGTCCGGTGGTCAGCGGCAGCGGGTGATGATCGCAATGGCTTTGGCTTGTCGGCCTAAATTGCTGATTGCCGATGAACCGACCACGGCGCTGGATGTGACGGTGCAGGCGCAGATTTTGGAGCTGTTGGAGGATCTGCAACTGGAGTTGAATATGGCGGTGTTGCTGATCTCTCATGATTTGAATTTGGTGCGCCAGTTTTCCGATTCTATTTGTGTGATGAAACAAGGTCAGGTGGTAGAAACAGCGCAGACAGAGACGTTATTTACCGATCCGCAACACAACTACACCAAGGCGCTGTTGAGCAGTCGGCCAGAACGATTGGTGCGCCCATTGGTGGAGAAAACACACACTGCACCCTTACTTCGCGCCACAAATATTCGTTGCCATTTTCCGATTAAATCAGCGGGGTTTTTGCGTAAAACCAGCGGTTGGGTGAAAGCGGTGGATGGGGTTGATGTGCAGTTGGCGGCGGGTGAGACCTTGGGCATTGTCGGTGAGTCCGGTTCTGGTAAATCCACTTTGGGGTTGAATCTGTTGCAGTTGCAAGCGGGTGAAGGTGAGGTGTTGTTTAACTATCAAAAATTGAATGCGCTCAGCAGACGGCAGCTGCGCCCGATGCGCCATCACATGCAAATTGTTTTTCAAGATCCATACTCGTCACTGTCGCCGCGCATGACCGTGGAGCAGATTATTGGTGAAGGGTTGGAGATTCATTTCCCTGATTTGGATCACATTCAGCGCCGCAAACGCATTGTGCAGGTGTTGGAAGAGGTGGGGTTGGATGAGACTCTGCTGTGGCGTTATCCCCATGAGTTTTCCGGTGGTCAACGCCAGCGCATTGCGATTGCGCGGGTGGTGGTGCTGGAACCCAAGTTGGTGATGTTGGATGAACCCACCAGTGCCTTGGATGTGTCGGTGCAGAAACAGGTGTTGGAGCTGCTGCACCGTTTGCAGCAAGATCACGGCATGAGTTATCTGTTTATCAGCCATGATTTGGCGGTGATTCGGGCGATGTCGCATCGGGTTTTGGTGATGAAAGAGGGCAAGGTGGTGGAGTCGGGTGAGACCGAAGGGCTGTTTAATAACCCGCAACACGCTTATACCAAAACGCTGTTGAGTGCGTCGTTGTTGGCGGAAGCTGTGGATTGA
- a CDS encoding methyl-accepting chemotaxis protein yields MKINQPTTNNEVLMKEGAILVSRTNLKGAITYANRAFIEISGFNEEELIGKNHNMVRHPDMLEEAFDDLWQTLKQGDPWVGFIKNRCKNGDFYWVKATVSPVFKQGQVVEYMSVRSKPSVAQVAAAEALYAEVSLGNAHIRKKGLSAVLEKISSVSMFNQLLMINVVLAGFFLFGFLVMADEALLHVVMENANSLAVLFGTMGLLAAGLSYVVCHRLYAGLAKATSILAKLSEGNYDNYIKTSSSKIGQLMKSLLITQSRLSYGMHEVVEKADEGQRLKTALDNMSGSVMIADNQRNIIYMNKQVERLFNQAETDIRKDLPDFNSAQLKGASIDLFHKHPKHQEDLLAALKETYVTEIKLGGRSLQIVANPIIDDDGSRLGTSVEWMDRTAEIKTEDEVTSLIVAARSGDLGQRLALQGKEGFLLNLSEGVNSLMQGLEQAFADISQAMQSMSEGDLTKTIERDYEGVFDQVKRSINSSMVNFEEVVSKLRESSDMINTSALEISTGNNNLSARTEQQASSLQQTASSMEELTSTVRNNADNSQQANQLATGARQTAEHGGEVVSRAVQAMDAINTSSNKISEIIGVIDEIAFQTNLLALNASVEAARAGEQGRGFAVVATEVRNLAGRSATAAKEIKLLIQDSAEKVNVGATLVSESGETLNEIVHSVKKVGDIISEIAAASQQQSSGIEQVNRAVTNMDEVTQQNAALAEQTSAAAASLTEKAKQMEQMIQFFKVGERSQRMRSGSSRTGGAALEFAQNKPLSARTEGRTSSQTGRQVVTNTAESDEWEDF; encoded by the coding sequence GTGAAAATAAATCAACCGACAACAAACAACGAAGTGCTGATGAAAGAAGGTGCGATTTTAGTCTCTCGCACCAATCTTAAGGGCGCAATTACTTACGCCAATCGCGCTTTTATTGAGATCAGCGGCTTTAATGAAGAGGAATTGATAGGTAAAAACCACAATATGGTGCGTCACCCTGATATGCTAGAAGAGGCATTTGATGACCTATGGCAAACCTTAAAGCAGGGTGATCCGTGGGTTGGTTTTATTAAAAATCGTTGTAAGAACGGTGATTTTTACTGGGTCAAAGCGACGGTGTCACCGGTGTTCAAACAGGGGCAGGTGGTGGAGTACATGTCGGTACGCAGCAAACCCTCTGTTGCTCAAGTGGCTGCGGCGGAGGCTCTTTATGCTGAGGTCAGTTTGGGTAATGCGCATATCAGAAAAAAAGGTTTGTCAGCGGTATTGGAGAAAATTTCTTCAGTTTCAATGTTTAATCAACTGTTGATGATCAATGTGGTTTTGGCTGGATTTTTCCTGTTTGGCTTCTTAGTCATGGCAGATGAAGCTTTATTGCACGTGGTTATGGAGAATGCAAATTCACTGGCTGTGCTGTTTGGCACGATGGGGTTGTTGGCTGCGGGTCTTTCATATGTTGTCTGCCACCGTTTGTACGCAGGTCTTGCAAAAGCAACATCTATTCTTGCTAAGCTGTCTGAAGGAAATTATGACAATTATATTAAGACCTCCAGCTCTAAAATAGGGCAATTAATGAAGTCGCTGTTAATTACTCAATCCCGCCTCTCTTACGGCATGCATGAAGTGGTTGAAAAAGCCGATGAAGGGCAAAGGCTTAAAACTGCATTGGATAATATGAGTGGCAGTGTGATGATTGCGGACAATCAGCGCAATATTATCTATATGAATAAGCAGGTGGAGCGTTTGTTTAATCAAGCTGAAACGGACATTCGTAAAGATTTGCCTGATTTTAATTCAGCACAGTTAAAAGGCGCGAGCATTGATCTGTTTCATAAACACCCAAAACATCAAGAAGATCTGTTGGCGGCTTTAAAAGAAACGTATGTGACGGAGATTAAATTGGGCGGGCGTTCGTTGCAAATTGTGGCCAATCCGATTATTGATGATGATGGCAGCCGTTTGGGGACATCGGTGGAGTGGATGGATCGTACCGCTGAAATAAAAACGGAAGATGAAGTAACGTCTCTGATTGTGGCGGCACGTTCTGGGGATCTCGGTCAGCGTTTGGCGTTGCAGGGCAAAGAGGGGTTCCTATTGAACCTATCAGAGGGGGTGAACAGTTTGATGCAGGGTTTAGAGCAAGCGTTTGCTGATATTTCACAAGCAATGCAAAGCATGTCTGAGGGTGATTTAACCAAAACCATTGAGCGTGATTATGAGGGTGTTTTTGATCAGGTGAAACGCAGCATCAACAGCAGTATGGTTAATTTTGAAGAGGTGGTGAGTAAATTGCGCGAGTCTTCAGACATGATTAATACCTCTGCGTTGGAAATTTCTACCGGCAATAATAATTTGTCTGCTCGTACCGAGCAGCAGGCTTCCAGCTTGCAGCAGACCGCCTCTAGCATGGAGGAGTTGACCAGTACGGTACGCAACAATGCGGACAATTCACAGCAGGCGAATCAATTGGCAACCGGTGCGCGGCAAACGGCAGAACACGGTGGTGAAGTGGTTAGTCGGGCGGTGCAGGCAATGGATGCGATCAATACCTCCAGTAATAAAATTTCGGAAATCATCGGTGTGATTGATGAGATTGCGTTTCAAACCAATTTGTTGGCACTGAATGCTTCGGTGGAAGCAGCCCGAGCCGGTGAGCAGGGTCGCGGTTTTGCGGTGGTGGCAACGGAGGTGCGGAATTTAGCCGGTCGCAGTGCAACGGCAGCGAAAGAGATTAAGTTGCTGATTCAAGACAGTGCCGAAAAGGTCAATGTTGGCGCGACCTTGGTGAGTGAGTCTGGCGAAACGCTGAATGAAATTGTTCACAGTGTGAAAAAAGTCGGTGACATTATTTCTGAGATTGCCGCTGCCAGTCAGCAGCAGAGTTCAGGCATTGAGCAAGTGAATCGAGCCGTGACCAATATGGATGAAGTGACTCAGCAGAATGCAGCCTTGGCTGAGCAGACTTCAGCGGCAGCAGCGTCGTTGACGGAAAAAGCCAAACAGATGGAGCAGATGATTCAATTTTTTAAAGTGGGTGAACGCTCGCAAAGAATGCGTTCAGGAAGCAGTAGA
- a CDS encoding chemotaxis protein CheW: MNSRELEISVESQGDEYLSFRLGDEGYGVDILRVQEIRGWEESTRIPNAAEYVKGVLNLRGSIVPILDLRHRLGMGLNEYSKESVVVVLRSVGSGSGQIMGVIVDEVSDVITVKREQFQGVPKFGNGISTDFISGLIESDNRMTMILDVDKLLCLSNSPAVSEQ, encoded by the coding sequence GTGAACAGCAGAGAGTTGGAAATTTCGGTGGAGTCCCAAGGCGATGAATATCTGAGTTTTCGCTTGGGCGACGAAGGCTATGGTGTGGATATTTTACGGGTGCAAGAGATTCGTGGTTGGGAGGAGTCCACTCGTATTCCCAATGCAGCGGAGTACGTTAAAGGCGTGTTGAATTTGCGCGGTTCCATTGTGCCTATTTTGGATTTGCGTCATCGTTTGGGCATGGGTCTAAATGAGTACAGCAAAGAGAGTGTGGTGGTTGTGTTGCGCTCTGTGGGCAGTGGTAGCGGGCAGATTATGGGTGTAATTGTGGATGAGGTTTCTGATGTGATTACGGTTAAACGAGAGCAGTTTCAGGGCGTACCCAAGTTTGGCAATGGCATTTCAACGGATTTTATCTCGGGTTTGATTGAGTCTGACAACAGAATGACCATGATATTGGATGTTGATAAATTACTCTGTCTGTCAAACAGTCCGGCAGTCAGTGAACAGTAA
- the mnmA gene encoding tRNA 2-thiouridine(34) synthase MnmA translates to MKQTVFVGLSGGVDSAVATLLLQQQGYCVEALFMKNWEEDDSSEYCSAAEDLADAQQVADRLGVKLHTVNFSGEYWDHVFEHFLAEYRAGRTPNPDIICNKEIKFKAFLDYAVKLGADKIATGHYARIREQNGQFQLLRGLDNNKDQSYFLHAIGQPQLSKSLFPIGELQKSKVREIAAQAGFANHAKKDSTGICFIGERKFKDFLETYLPANPGEIQTPNGEVIGQHHGLMYYTLGQRQGLGIGGKKEKSEEPWYVLGKDLDKNVLIAGQGHNHPLLFQSRLHCQNLSWTLGETPQLPIKLSAKTRYRQQDINCTLLTGDSTAQLEVQFAAPVRAITPGQSVVFYADELCLGGGVIE, encoded by the coding sequence ATGAAACAGACGGTCTTTGTGGGACTCTCCGGCGGGGTCGATTCCGCCGTGGCAACGCTGCTGCTCCAGCAACAGGGCTACTGTGTCGAAGCCCTGTTTATGAAAAACTGGGAAGAGGACGACAGCAGCGAGTACTGCTCCGCCGCCGAAGATCTGGCCGACGCGCAACAGGTGGCCGATCGGTTGGGCGTTAAACTGCACACAGTGAATTTCTCGGGCGAATATTGGGATCACGTCTTTGAGCATTTTCTCGCTGAGTACCGCGCCGGACGCACCCCCAACCCCGACATCATCTGCAACAAAGAGATCAAGTTCAAAGCCTTTTTGGATTACGCCGTGAAGCTCGGTGCAGACAAAATCGCCACCGGCCACTACGCCCGCATCCGCGAGCAAAACGGCCAATTTCAACTGCTGCGCGGCTTGGACAACAACAAAGATCAGAGCTACTTTCTGCACGCCATCGGCCAGCCCCAACTGAGCAAAAGCCTGTTTCCCATCGGCGAGCTGCAAAAATCCAAGGTGCGCGAAATCGCCGCCCAAGCGGGTTTTGCCAACCACGCGAAAAAAGACAGCACCGGCATCTGTTTTATCGGTGAACGCAAATTTAAAGATTTTTTAGAGACTTATCTGCCCGCCAATCCCGGCGAGATTCAGACCCCCAATGGCGAGGTGATCGGCCAGCATCACGGCCTGATGTACTACACCCTCGGTCAGCGCCAAGGGCTCGGCATCGGCGGCAAAAAAGAGAAGAGTGAAGAGCCGTGGTATGTGTTGGGCAAAGATTTGGATAAGAATGTGCTGATCGCCGGACAAGGCCACAATCACCCGCTGCTGTTCCAAAGCCGCCTGCACTGCCAAAACCTCAGCTGGACGCTGGGCGAAACACCGCAATTGCCAATCAAGCTGAGCGCCAAAACCCGTTACCGTCAACAGGACATCAACTGCACCCTGCTCACAGGTGATTCAACAGCGCAGCTTGAGGTTCAATTTGCAGCGCCGGTACGCGCCATCACCCCCGGTCAATCGGTGGTGTTTTACGCCGACGAACTCTGTCTCGGTGGCGGAGTGATTGAATAG